Proteins from one Triticum aestivum cultivar Chinese Spring chromosome 7A, IWGSC CS RefSeq v2.1, whole genome shotgun sequence genomic window:
- the LOC123154437 gene encoding probable LL-diaminopimelate aminotransferase, chloroplastic isoform X2 has translation MMTGTTASPATKATAMPFLSSSSFSLRASKSSSLWPRRRLPVNVRCVSSSPAAAYTTKVSRNANIAKLQAGYLFPEVARRRAAHLLKYPDAKIISLGVGDTSEPIPEVITNAMAERAHALSTIDGYSGYGAEQGEKKLRAAIAATYYSDLGIEETDIFVSDGAKCDISRLQILFGSNVKIAVQDPSYPVYVDSSVIMDQTDLYQQDVQKYGNIEYMTCSPENGFFPDLSSVPRTDIIFFCSPNNPTGTASSRDQLTQLVKFAKDNGSIIFYDCAYAMYISDDSPKSIFEIPGAKEVAMETASFSKYAGFTGVRLGWTVVPKELLFSDGHSVAKDFNRIVCTSFNGASTISQAGGLGCLSPEGLEAMQDVVGFYKENTKIILDTFTSLGFNVYGAKNAPYVWVHFPGRNSWDVFAEILEKAHVVTTPGIGFGPSGEGFVRVSAFGHRETIIEAARRLKQLYK, from the exons ATGATGACGGGAACCACCGCCTCACCCGCCACCAAAGCCACTGCCATGCCCTTCCTTTCGTCGTCTTCCTTCTCTCTCAG GGCATCGAAGTCGAGCAGCctttggccgaggagaaggctgccCGTTAATGTACGCTGTGTCAGCAGCTCTCCGGCCGCCG CTTACACAACGAAGGTTTCACGGAATGCGAACATAGCCAAGCTCCAAGCAGGCTATCTGTTTCCTGAG GTTGCCAGAAGAAGAGCAGCTCATCTTCTGAAGTATCCCGACGCAAAAATTATAAGCCTGGGAGTAGGTGACACTAGCGAACCCATTCCGGAGGTCATAACAAATGCCATGGCAGAG AGAGCACATGCTTTATCCACAATTGATGGCTACAGTGGTTATGGAGCTGAACAAGGTGAAAAG AAACTAAGGGCAGCAATTGCTGCAACCTACTATTCGGATCTTGGCATTGAAGAAACCGATATATTTGTCTCTGATGGTGCTAAATGTGACATTTCTCGTCTACAG ATTCTATTTGGATCTAATGTGAAGATTGCAGTTCAAGATCCTTCATATCCC GTATATGTTGATTCAAGTGTTATCATGGATCAAACTGACTTATATCAGCAGGATGTTCAGAAGTATGGAAATATTGAATACATGACATGCAGTCCTGAAAATGGATTTTTCCCTGATCTTTCAAGTGTCCCACGGACGGACATCATATTCTTTTGTTCACCCAACAATCCTACTGGTACTGCTTCATCTAGGGACCAGCTAACACAATTAGTCAAATTTGCGAAGGACAACGGTTCCATAATATTCTATGATTGTGCTTATGCCATGTACATATCAGATGACAGCCCGAAATCCATCTTTGAAATTCCTGGAGCAAAAGAG GTTGCCATGGAGACAGCATCTTTCTCTAAATACGCTGGATTCACTGGCGTCCGGCTGGGTTGGACTGTGGTCCCTAAGGAGCTCCTTTTCTCTGATGGGCATTCAGTTGCTAAAGATTTCAACCGTATAGTCTGCACTTCCTTCAATGGTGCATCAACCATTTCTCAAGCTGGCGGTTTAGGCTGCCTCTCTCCAGAGGGTCTAGAG GCTATGCAAGACGTTGTCGGATTCTACAAAGAGAATACTAAAATCATTCTTGACACATTTACATCCCTCGGGTTCAACGTCTATGGTGCCAAGAATGCTCCCTATGTGTGGGTGCACTTTCCCGGCCGTAACTCTTGGGATGTCTTTGCCGAGATCCTTGAGAAGGCACATGTGGTTACTACTCCTGGCATTGGATTTGGGCCTAGCGGCGAGGGCTTTGTGAGGGTTAGCGCATTTGGCCACAGAGAGACCATCATTGAAGCTGCAAGAAGACTGAAGCAGCTATACAAATGA
- the LOC123154437 gene encoding probable LL-diaminopimelate aminotransferase, chloroplastic isoform X1 — translation MMTGTTASPATKATAMPFLSSSSFSLRASKSSSLWPRRRLPVNVRCVSSSPAAGTSYTTKVSRNANIAKLQAGYLFPEVARRRAAHLLKYPDAKIISLGVGDTSEPIPEVITNAMAERAHALSTIDGYSGYGAEQGEKKLRAAIAATYYSDLGIEETDIFVSDGAKCDISRLQILFGSNVKIAVQDPSYPVYVDSSVIMDQTDLYQQDVQKYGNIEYMTCSPENGFFPDLSSVPRTDIIFFCSPNNPTGTASSRDQLTQLVKFAKDNGSIIFYDCAYAMYISDDSPKSIFEIPGAKEVAMETASFSKYAGFTGVRLGWTVVPKELLFSDGHSVAKDFNRIVCTSFNGASTISQAGGLGCLSPEGLEAMQDVVGFYKENTKIILDTFTSLGFNVYGAKNAPYVWVHFPGRNSWDVFAEILEKAHVVTTPGIGFGPSGEGFVRVSAFGHRETIIEAARRLKQLYK, via the exons ATGATGACGGGAACCACCGCCTCACCCGCCACCAAAGCCACTGCCATGCCCTTCCTTTCGTCGTCTTCCTTCTCTCTCAG GGCATCGAAGTCGAGCAGCctttggccgaggagaaggctgccCGTTAATGTACGCTGTGTCAGCAGCTCTCCGGCCGCCGGTACTT CTTACACAACGAAGGTTTCACGGAATGCGAACATAGCCAAGCTCCAAGCAGGCTATCTGTTTCCTGAG GTTGCCAGAAGAAGAGCAGCTCATCTTCTGAAGTATCCCGACGCAAAAATTATAAGCCTGGGAGTAGGTGACACTAGCGAACCCATTCCGGAGGTCATAACAAATGCCATGGCAGAG AGAGCACATGCTTTATCCACAATTGATGGCTACAGTGGTTATGGAGCTGAACAAGGTGAAAAG AAACTAAGGGCAGCAATTGCTGCAACCTACTATTCGGATCTTGGCATTGAAGAAACCGATATATTTGTCTCTGATGGTGCTAAATGTGACATTTCTCGTCTACAG ATTCTATTTGGATCTAATGTGAAGATTGCAGTTCAAGATCCTTCATATCCC GTATATGTTGATTCAAGTGTTATCATGGATCAAACTGACTTATATCAGCAGGATGTTCAGAAGTATGGAAATATTGAATACATGACATGCAGTCCTGAAAATGGATTTTTCCCTGATCTTTCAAGTGTCCCACGGACGGACATCATATTCTTTTGTTCACCCAACAATCCTACTGGTACTGCTTCATCTAGGGACCAGCTAACACAATTAGTCAAATTTGCGAAGGACAACGGTTCCATAATATTCTATGATTGTGCTTATGCCATGTACATATCAGATGACAGCCCGAAATCCATCTTTGAAATTCCTGGAGCAAAAGAG GTTGCCATGGAGACAGCATCTTTCTCTAAATACGCTGGATTCACTGGCGTCCGGCTGGGTTGGACTGTGGTCCCTAAGGAGCTCCTTTTCTCTGATGGGCATTCAGTTGCTAAAGATTTCAACCGTATAGTCTGCACTTCCTTCAATGGTGCATCAACCATTTCTCAAGCTGGCGGTTTAGGCTGCCTCTCTCCAGAGGGTCTAGAG GCTATGCAAGACGTTGTCGGATTCTACAAAGAGAATACTAAAATCATTCTTGACACATTTACATCCCTCGGGTTCAACGTCTATGGTGCCAAGAATGCTCCCTATGTGTGGGTGCACTTTCCCGGCCGTAACTCTTGGGATGTCTTTGCCGAGATCCTTGAGAAGGCACATGTGGTTACTACTCCTGGCATTGGATTTGGGCCTAGCGGCGAGGGCTTTGTGAGGGTTAGCGCATTTGGCCACAGAGAGACCATCATTGAAGCTGCAAGAAGACTGAAGCAGCTATACAAATGA